The proteins below come from a single Myxococcota bacterium genomic window:
- the pcaH gene encoding protocatechuate 3,4-dioxygenase subunit beta, with protein MAFRTDDRDVHPPHRYADYRSTRLRAPARPRVPWSHSPTECAGPRFAAPAALEADLTARHAAPPIGERIALTGQLRDEDGRPLGGELVEIWQANAAGRYAHPVDQHAAPLDPNFSGVGRCLTDADGRYRFVTIKPGAYPWGNHENAWRPAHVHFSVFGPAFATRLVTQMYFPGDPLLEHDPIFLAVPEPARERLVSRFDWSETRAEWALGYRFDLVLRGREVTPGDPA; from the coding sequence GTGGCCTTCCGGACCGACGACCGCGACGTGCACCCGCCGCACCGCTACGCGGACTACCGCTCGACGCGGCTGCGCGCGCCGGCGCGACCGCGGGTGCCCTGGAGCCACTCACCGACCGAGTGCGCGGGCCCGCGCTTTGCGGCGCCCGCGGCGCTGGAGGCCGACCTCACGGCCCGGCACGCCGCCCCGCCGATCGGCGAGCGCATCGCGCTCACGGGCCAGCTGCGCGACGAGGACGGCCGCCCGCTCGGCGGTGAGCTGGTCGAGATCTGGCAAGCGAACGCGGCGGGCCGCTACGCGCACCCGGTCGACCAGCATGCGGCGCCGCTCGACCCGAACTTCAGCGGGGTGGGGCGCTGTCTCACCGACGCCGACGGGCGCTACCGTTTCGTGACCATCAAGCCGGGCGCGTATCCCTGGGGCAACCACGAGAACGCCTGGCGCCCGGCCCACGTACACTTCTCGGTGTTCGGCCCGGCGTTCGCGACCCGGTTGGTCACCCAGATGTACTTCCCGGGTGACCCGCTGCTCGAGCACGACCCGATCTTCCTCGCCGTGCCCGAACCGGCGCGCGAGCGGCTGGTCTCGCGCTTCGACTGGTCCGAGACGCGCGCGGAGTGGGCGCTGGGCTACCGCTTCGACCTGGTGCTGCGCGGGCGAGAGGTGACGCCGGGGGACCCGGCGTGA